From the Oleiharenicola lentus genome, one window contains:
- a CDS encoding TonB-dependent receptor — MHFRTLFTVSTLASAVLLRAQTANETVELDKLEINAGKEAVFSLPLDSAPASGSRLGLANRDLPVSVSVVTQEVMQLRGLRTAVEAVEAAVGMTGGTQFGSIPTYSTRGFGSNSVSVMRDGIRQNTASQSSRTVDSFLLDRVEVLKGPASLMFGEGAVGGAVNYLSKSPSPVARGEAFVSAGAWDSYRIGLGWGGPLPLGSKEHPVTARVDYSHNETQGYVDRNAQRYDAVAAALAWQATDKLKLSFNTTLLKDWNESYYGNPVVYDGVINTTIPGNTNVEVRTFNSATDRMVNPRVVDAARRTNYNILDNYAKTENTFSRLRAELRLTPDLELRNEAYVATQLLKWRNLETNTWNPVTQLVARSSFLHIYRDDLLAGNRLDLIHRGTIAGRPNRLIVGGFFERNNLTRGGTPFGYATTASSVSLLNPAQTSGPGDANYFMKTSHVIIETAAFYVENALDVTSDVKLIAGLRHDTIDLTRDTLVTPANPTFARYEKGYSPLTGRAGVVWSVRKDLNLYASYSRAAEPTTQLVSFTATSNDFALQTGRQFEIGAKGSLVGGKVDFTLALFDIEKNNILASTLDPLTGLRISQQIGAQNSRGVELAAGFSPADGWRLEGNVAWTDAWYGSFAENLGTGVISRTGNTPSNVPEWVASAFVVKRISQAFALNGGVRYVSDRFANNNNSVVAEGYVVVDAGASYTWNDVTFTLRGRNLLDEEYQPVAGTTMWRLADPRSFELSARFTF, encoded by the coding sequence ATGCATTTCCGCACTCTTTTCACCGTATCCACCCTGGCCTCCGCCGTGCTCCTGCGCGCGCAGACGGCCAACGAAACCGTCGAGCTCGACAAGCTCGAGATCAACGCCGGCAAGGAGGCCGTCTTCTCCCTGCCCCTCGACTCCGCCCCGGCTTCCGGCTCCCGCCTCGGCCTCGCCAACCGCGACCTGCCCGTCTCCGTCTCCGTCGTCACCCAGGAGGTGATGCAGCTGCGCGGCCTGCGCACCGCCGTCGAGGCCGTCGAGGCCGCCGTCGGCATGACCGGTGGAACCCAGTTCGGCTCCATCCCCACCTACTCCACCCGCGGCTTCGGCTCCAACAGCGTCAGCGTCATGCGCGACGGCATCCGCCAGAACACCGCGTCGCAGTCCTCGCGCACCGTGGACTCCTTCCTCCTCGACCGCGTCGAGGTTCTCAAGGGCCCGGCCTCGCTCATGTTCGGCGAGGGCGCCGTCGGCGGCGCGGTCAACTACCTCTCCAAGTCCCCCAGCCCCGTCGCCCGCGGCGAGGCCTTCGTCAGCGCCGGCGCCTGGGACAGCTACCGCATCGGCCTCGGCTGGGGCGGCCCGCTCCCGCTCGGCTCCAAGGAACACCCCGTCACCGCCCGCGTGGACTACAGCCACAACGAGACCCAGGGCTACGTGGACCGCAACGCCCAGCGCTACGACGCCGTCGCCGCCGCTCTCGCGTGGCAGGCCACCGACAAGCTGAAGCTCTCCTTCAACACCACCCTGCTGAAAGACTGGAACGAGAGCTACTACGGCAACCCGGTCGTCTACGACGGCGTGATCAACACCACCATCCCCGGCAACACCAACGTCGAGGTCCGCACCTTCAACAGCGCCACCGACCGCATGGTCAACCCGCGCGTCGTCGACGCCGCCCGCCGCACCAACTACAACATTCTCGATAACTACGCGAAGACCGAGAACACCTTCTCCCGCCTCCGCGCCGAGCTGCGCCTGACACCCGACCTCGAGCTGCGCAACGAGGCCTACGTCGCCACCCAACTCCTCAAATGGCGCAACCTCGAGACCAACACCTGGAACCCGGTCACTCAGCTCGTCGCCCGCTCCTCGTTCCTCCACATTTACCGCGACGACCTGCTCGCCGGCAACCGTCTCGACCTCATCCACCGCGGCACAATCGCCGGCCGCCCCAACCGCCTCATCGTCGGCGGCTTCTTCGAGCGCAACAACCTCACCCGCGGCGGCACGCCCTTCGGCTACGCCACCACGGCCAGCAGCGTCAGCCTGCTCAACCCGGCCCAGACCTCCGGCCCGGGAGATGCGAATTACTTCATGAAGACCTCCCATGTCATCATCGAGACCGCCGCCTTCTATGTGGAGAACGCCCTCGACGTCACCTCCGACGTGAAGCTCATCGCCGGCCTGCGCCACGACACCATCGATTTGACCCGCGACACCCTTGTCACGCCGGCCAACCCGACCTTCGCGCGCTACGAGAAAGGCTATTCCCCGCTCACGGGCCGCGCCGGCGTCGTGTGGTCCGTCCGCAAGGACCTGAACCTCTACGCCAGCTACAGCCGCGCCGCCGAGCCGACGACCCAGCTCGTCAGCTTCACCGCCACGTCGAACGACTTCGCCCTCCAGACCGGCCGCCAGTTCGAGATCGGCGCCAAGGGCTCCCTCGTCGGCGGCAAGGTGGACTTCACCCTGGCGCTGTTCGACATCGAGAAGAACAACATCCTCGCCTCCACCCTCGACCCGCTCACCGGCTTGCGCATCAGCCAGCAGATCGGCGCGCAGAATTCCCGCGGCGTCGAACTCGCCGCCGGTTTCTCGCCGGCTGACGGCTGGCGTCTCGAGGGCAACGTCGCCTGGACCGACGCCTGGTATGGCAGCTTCGCCGAGAACCTCGGCACGGGCGTCATCTCCCGCACCGGCAACACGCCCTCCAACGTCCCCGAGTGGGTCGCGAGCGCCTTCGTCGTGAAGCGTATCTCCCAGGCCTTCGCCCTCAACGGCGGCGTGCGCTACGTCAGCGACCGCTTCGCCAACAACAATAACTCTGTCGTCGCCGAAGGCTACGTCGTGGTTGATGCCGGCGCCAGCTACACTTGGAACGACGTCACCTTCACGCTCCGCGGCCGCAACCTCCTCGACGAAGAATACCAGCCCGTCGCCGGCACCACCATGTGGCGCCTCGCCGACCCGCGCAGCTTCGAGCTGAGCGCCCGATTCACGTTCTGA